CCTGCACAAAGTCTAATTAGAAAGGTAATTACAATTGCTACAGCATATATATATCCTGATAAAAAGCAATAATAACCCATAGATTCAACACTCATCAAACCATATGGTGTAATAAATCACCTACCCAGAAACTACCATAAAAGGGCACTCAATATATACAAGTAAATATGCTTTTGATATTATTTATATCCTACCAACTGCAATGTCATGTAGTGCACCAATGAACAATCCCGAGAAATTATTTAATGAGAGTGCATTCTTTTCAGTTATAAAAGGACTAAGCAACATCTACTTTTAGCCTAAGAGGCTCTAGGAACACTACAAATTAGATTATAAATCGGTTTACTAATTATTTAAAAGAGTTGGGTTTCATACTTTGTCAAAGCGAAGATGTAATACAACAAACTTTCCAGCTCTCCCTTTCTCTGTATCATCTGTTCTCTCTCGTAGAACTGCAGTGCCTGACGCTTGAAGCTTCCCAGAAGGATCACGGAGTCGATTAACAAGGGTCTCTCCAATTAATATTATCCGAGGAACAAAAGCTAAAGCTTCGAAGTTTACTTTACAACGTAAATGTTGGATTTCCACAGGCAACTTATCAAACGCTAGACGATGGGAGAATGGCGATATAGCAGCAATCCCATAACTGCATCCATAAAGATTTGTCAACTATCATAAACAATATTGTTTTTCTGAAGTAGCTGAATTGCACACACAAGTGCAGAGATTTCCAGGACTATTAGTCACCAAGTGGATATCTCACATAAGGACTGAAAATATTACTAATTTACCAAAGAAAATGGTATTTGTTGCTCAAAGCTTTACCTTTGCATAACAGGCAACACATTTTCCAGATACCAGTCAGCTGAAGCATGAACAGGTGCTGTTTTGATTCTAGTAGCTCTTATACCTGTAGCATAATATTCCCGTGAGCTCCAAGAATATTCTGTAGGCAACTCTTTAACTATAGAAACTTCATCTCGAAGGACATTGATAAAGTGATCCACATCAAATATATCTGTGAATGAACTGCAAAATTAAACCACCAAATTTCCTCAGATTAAAAgataagataataataatttaaaaaaaaaaaacctataagaGGCTGAATATCTTGCTCATGAAATACCTTGAATCTTGCCAAACAGGATTGACTTCAAGGTGCGGTATCACCAGTGTCGCATTCAATATTTTAGCGACAGCAACTGCATCACATATCTTggtaacaataaataaataagtaaaaaaaattagagcaTTAAAATTAAACAGCAAAAGACGTGCATTAGCATTAGCTATTCATGAACTCACCCCCATTCTTTGCTGGTTCAATCCTCCATCAAGAAATACCTGAATATACCCCTGAGATCTCTCTGGCAGTGCTTCAAGAAGTGGATACAAgcttattattagtttttttttttatgatcaaATCCAAGAATCTCATAATATAAACTTCAATCACTTACATGGGGTATCGGCAGAGTCGATGCAAGGTTTCCATCCTTGATTTGGCAAGGGAGACCAGAGATCGAACACTTGTTTAATCGGCTGAGAGTACAGAACATTAAGAAACATAGTATTGAAATTCGAAGACTTTTAaccaataaataaacaaattcatTGAACTAAAAACAAACTAGAAAGGATATTAACCGTTTTCCAATGTAAAGCGACCTCAAGTAAAGACAAGTGCCTTGGTTTCGGAGCATTCCATTCCTGGAAAGAAACAGTtctttcaattaattatttaattcttaaACAAATcatagtaaaagaaaaaaaagaaaacagtaaTCGCAAAATGAAGAATTACGGAGAACAAAGAGGGAGAGGCGCGTCCCAGAGGGGCGAAGAGATTTGGGAAAAAAATTGGCAAGAGAACAAGGAAAAGCGCGGCAAATGCACTTCTTTGAGATTGATGAACCTGGTGATTGTAGTTATATGGCTGCCtcattctttcccttttttttagtGCGCGCGCGAAAtgctaaaaccctaaccctaattccATGAAAATCAGAATCTTTGGGAGGGGGTTTCTAGTGAAATCAGAAATGGCGATGATTCAGAGGAAAACGACAGTGTGCTGAGACTGAGAACGGTCTGTTGatcgaaaattttattttattttttgcacaTAATAAGAGCCATGTTCTAATGCGAGCGCCTTGTTACCGAGGGCTCATAATGCATTTGCGATCGTCAAAGTAGTACAATCCAACGCCTCgaattatttgttttgttttttcccGCAAATAATTGGGGAAAAAAGAGAAGTAGAATCCATGGGACATTTCACATCTTATTCACTGAATTATATAAACTTCCAGACTTTGAAGTATTTTAAATGGTAACactgtaaaattaaaattacttgattttttaaagaaaatttgagacaaattttaaattcaattaacAAAACACAATTCGCTTATAGCTTATAGACTAAATCTTTTGCAAAATCTGCAGCAGCTCAATAGAGAAATATCATTTCCAATCTAAATTTTCTGAATTTAATACTGTATAATTTGGTAGGCAGGGAATTTCGTTAGTTCTTGTATGATTTAGCTATGAAAGCAAGAAATGTATCCAAAACTACTCAATTGCTGTCCCACCTTCATAGCTCAAATTACAAACAATTACTATTTCACTTAGATTTGGGTTCCTAGCATCATAAGGTGTAAGAAAAATTCATCCTGTCCTACTTCTACTTGCATAAACAAAATCCCTCTTTGACAGGCTGCCTAGGAGTCCACTTCCTCCTCAAGGGATGGCGAAAGCCGCATCCTCTTTGCTGCTGGTTGCTCGGATAACTCTGCCAGAGAATCATTGACAATGATGGCCTCCTTGTTTTCAGCCACTTCAGAATCTTGATTCAATTGTTGCATCCTCTTTGCTGCCAGTTGCTCAGATAATTCTGCAAGAGAATCATTGACGATAGCCTCCTTGTTTTCAGCCACTTCAGAATCTTGATTCAATTGTTGCATCCTCTTTGCTGCCGGTTGCTCAGATAACTCTGCAAGAGAATCATTGACAATAGCCTCCTTGTTTTCAGCCACTTCAGAATCTTGATTCAATGCTTCAGCCACCATACTAGGATTTTGATCTGATAATAACATTGAGTTATCTTTAGACGGTAGGTCGTCAATAATTGTTTGCACTTCATCACAACTAGCCTCGTTTTCAATCAGGTTGGAATCCCGATCCAACTGGTTCAGCACCGTACCAAGAGTTTGATCTGATGACACAGTTTTATTATCTTGGGACTCCATGTTCTCAACCATTTCGGGATCCACATCTAACTCGTTCACTGCTGCACCAGGATTTTGATGCAACACAACAGACGAGTGAGCTTTCGAAGGAAGATCTGCATCTCCAGTTTTATCATGAATCTTGTCAGTGTCCTCAGAAGCTCCAGGGACATCGGTGATAGAAGTCTCCAGCACCTCAATGGAGGCGGGCATGAAACCTTTCTTCAGACACTCAACATTTTCTACTGACTCAGATTGTTCCTGATCTGTATCCCGTTTTTCAATCAGAACTACACTATCCTCAATCGGGTTATTTTCAATAATCCCAATATCATCGCCATCATCAGAGGTACAAGATGTTTCATGCGATGTGTCAACTTTGTTCCCTCCTCTCAAGGAAATTCCAGGATTCCATGAACTGCCCATGACAAAACCACTCGATGAATATGGAACTTCACACGCTTGAGACGTGATTCCAGTGAACTGCGGAAAACTGGTTTCTCCAGAAGCCAAATATACAAACTGTTGACCAGTTTGCACGTCTTCTTGCTGAAAATAAAACAGCTCTTTCTTATTCGAATTTAGAAATAGAAGATTCACTGGCATAATAGTAAATTACCAAGCCAACTTAGAACACTGAATATGATACAAAGGGAGAAGCCACTCCTCTATTCCCTAATTTCTCACTGTAATAGAAGCATTTCCCCTTTTTATCTTGTGCATAAGAATGTCTAAATATATAGGGCAAGAAGGTAGCAAGGAAGAAATTAAGTAGATATAAATATAATGCAGCAAATGCATTTTAGACCTAATTGGGCCAAACAAGTGATTATAaaaaacatgatgaaattcaataCCTCTCTAGGTGATACAGCTCCATTCATATTGTAATATGAAGGCTGCTGGTCAAAAGATTGAAATTGTCCAAGCAAAGATCCTGCGGTAACACCAGGCTCAAAGAACTCCCTAAGAACCAAGCCAGAATCATTAACAGTCTCCACATTTCTCATAGAAGACGATGCTAACAGAGTCATTTCAATCCCTTGGCTTGCTTGGGGATTTAAATTCCCATGACAAGCTACTTCTGGGCTGACACTCTTTGAAACAAACTCCACACCTCCATTTCCAATCTCTTCTGGAAATCTAGAGGAATGAGGTTCTTCACTGCAATCAGATGAACTCATTTCCCGAGAACGGATCTCTAGGAGTTCAAAGATTAACTTCTGGATGAGAGTGCGCTTTAGAGATGCCTCAGTAGGTAGGAACCAATCCAAATTAAGCTGGGAAAGAAAACAAAGACaaaacaaaattacaaaactgcTGATTACACAAAGCATATAACAATACAAGATTGATAACAGATAGTCACGATGTTATTACCAGCTTATCTTAAAGAAACATCTTAACTTATTTCCTGGTCCTAACTCCTAAGAACAAACTCAGAAACattttcatattaaaccatttacACTTCAATAGAAAACCCTAGATCACTTAAATAGCAAACTGGAAAGATATGGAGCAGAAAATAAGAAGgtacaaatttaacaaaattacaaaataaatataaaaaaggatgGAGCTTGGATAACAATTACAAACTTAAGCATCAATTGAGCTATGCATCAAAATAACTGCGCAGACCACTTACAAAGTTGGAGAACTTGGTTATTTTGAATGGATTGAAGTTAGGAGGAGCTTCAGCTAAAAAGAGCTCCAGATAGTGGAGTAAGAACAGACCACAATCAAATGAATTCTCCTGCTGTGGCAGCTAATAATAAATGAACAAAACGTCAGATAAAAGGATTACATAATATGCCATCAGCCTACTGAAATGAAGTTTTGTTCTTCATAAGCTGGCATATTTAGTGTAAAAATAATTGTATAGCAAATAAATACATAGCATTCATCATGACATAGAGTGACTTGAGGCAGCACTACTGAAGTATTTTCACTCCGTGCGCTAGACAAAAAGTGCAAATAAAAGATAGTGGCAACCCCAAGAGCTTCCCTAAAACAAGATTATCAGATAAATTTCAATGCAAAGAATCAAATGGGACAAGATATCATGGTATTTAAAGCAGTTCTGACTGGTTCTTAAACCCCCCAGGTGGGTGCAAGAAGTTAAGGAAATTCTTATTCCAAGACTGTACCTTAAAATAGCTGCTATTAAAACTGAGATTAACAATACCTCAAGTGAGACAAACCGCAGATTCAAGAATTTTGAAGAAAGATCTTCAGATGTCTCC
The genomic region above belongs to Gossypium hirsutum isolate 1008001.06 chromosome D05, Gossypium_hirsutum_v2.1, whole genome shotgun sequence and contains:
- the LOC107913106 gene encoding probable ubiquitin-like-specific protease 2B isoform X1 gives rise to the protein MDNIPCLDVDAVDGDCSCDVTTPVASLGSDEKDCILKEGNPKLNVSPESKSTHSEQQADLAKDSHEPRCTFTDMDPRDSCPEVPSPGKRQLNCALSNSPLINKPVDMASDANESMAERSPTSPSSDVAEDDVSLNGDMSDHCFGDIPMDNLERTVVICPDYVLYQNDYHTGVSVIFSPSGVKIEGSTVSEHQRTFSFESTIDDIISINCRWFQRVGYMTLKMKVLSKVVIEAENACDTSADEELKFTVIDPRWSEKHAAIMSLNFQYQALWNIMPDPLVEMDGDDSLVQRSYFPNFDEPFEEVIYPKGDIDAVSISKRDVDLLLPETFVNDTIIDFYIKYLKNQIQPEERLRFHFFNSFFFRKLADLDKDPSSISDGRAAFLRVRKWTRKLDMFGKDYIFIPVNFSLHWSLIVICHPGEVAGFKDEDLDKSSKVPCILHMDSIKGNHAGLKNLVQSYLWEEWKERHKETSEDLSSKFLNLRFVSLELPQQENSFDCGLFLLHYLELFLAEAPPNFNPFKITKFSNFLNLDWFLPTEASLKRTLIQKLIFELLEIRSREMSSSDCSEEPHSSRFPEEIGNGGVEFVSKSVSPEVACHGNLNPQASQGIEMTLLASSSMRNVETVNDSGLVLREFFEPGVTAGSLLGQFQSFDQQPSYYNMNGAVSPREQEDVQTGQQFVYLASGETSFPQFTGITSQACEVPYSSSGFVMGSSWNPGISLRGGNKVDTSHETSCTSDDGDDIGIIENNPIEDSVVLIEKRDTDQEQSESVENVECLKKGFMPASIEVLETSITDVPGASEDTDKIHDKTGDADLPSKAHSSVVLHQNPGAAVNELDVDPEMVENMESQDNKTVSSDQTLGTVLNQLDRDSNLIENEASCDEVQTIIDDLPSKDNSMLLSDQNPSMVAEALNQDSEVAENKEAIVNDSLAELSEQPAAKRMQQLNQDSEVAENKEAIVNDSLAELSEQLAAKRMQQLNQDSEVAENKEAIIVNDSLAELSEQPAAKRMRLSPSLEEEVDS
- the LOC107913106 gene encoding probable ubiquitin-like-specific protease 2B isoform X2 codes for the protein MDNIPCLDVDAVDGDCSCDEKDCILKEGNPKLNVSPESKSTHSEQQADLAKDSHEPRCTFTDMDPRDSCPEVPSPGKRQLNCALSNSPLINKPVDMASDANESMAERSPTSPSSDVAEDDVSLNGDMSDHCFGDIPMDNLERTVVICPDYVLYQNDYHTGVSVIFSPSGVKIEGSTVSEHQRTFSFESTIDDIISINCRWFQRVGYMTLKMKVLSKVVIEAENACDTSADEELKFTVIDPRWSEKHAAIMSLNFQYQALWNIMPDPLVEMDGDDSLVQRSYFPNFDEPFEEVIYPKGDIDAVSISKRDVDLLLPETFVNDTIIDFYIKYLKNQIQPEERLRFHFFNSFFFRKLADLDKDPSSISDGRAAFLRVRKWTRKLDMFGKDYIFIPVNFSLHWSLIVICHPGEVAGFKDEDLDKSSKVPCILHMDSIKGNHAGLKNLVQSYLWEEWKERHKETSEDLSSKFLNLRFVSLELPQQENSFDCGLFLLHYLELFLAEAPPNFNPFKITKFSNFLNLDWFLPTEASLKRTLIQKLIFELLEIRSREMSSSDCSEEPHSSRFPEEIGNGGVEFVSKSVSPEVACHGNLNPQASQGIEMTLLASSSMRNVETVNDSGLVLREFFEPGVTAGSLLGQFQSFDQQPSYYNMNGAVSPREQEDVQTGQQFVYLASGETSFPQFTGITSQACEVPYSSSGFVMGSSWNPGISLRGGNKVDTSHETSCTSDDGDDIGIIENNPIEDSVVLIEKRDTDQEQSESVENVECLKKGFMPASIEVLETSITDVPGASEDTDKIHDKTGDADLPSKAHSSVVLHQNPGAAVNELDVDPEMVENMESQDNKTVSSDQTLGTVLNQLDRDSNLIENEASCDEVQTIIDDLPSKDNSMLLSDQNPSMVAEALNQDSEVAENKEAIVNDSLAELSEQPAAKRMQQLNQDSEVAENKEAIVNDSLAELSEQLAAKRMQQLNQDSEVAENKEAIIVNDSLAELSEQPAAKRMRLSPSLEEEVDS
- the LOC107913107 gene encoding O-fucosyltransferase 31 isoform X2, coding for MRQPYNYNHQVHQSQRSAFAALFLVLLPIFFPNLFAPLGRASPSLFSEWNAPKPRHLSLLEVALHWKTPIKQVFDLWSPLPNQGWKPCIDSADTPSLPERSQGYIQVFLDGGLNQQRMGICDAVAVAKILNATLVIPHLEVNPVWQDSSSFTDIFDVDHFINVLRDEVSIVKELPTEYSWSSREYYATGIRATRIKTAPVHASADWYLENVLPVMQSYGIAAISPFSHRLAFDKLPVEIQHLRCKLQASGTAVLRERTDDTEKGRAGKFVVLHLRFDKDMAAHSACDFGGGKAEKLALAKYRQVLWQGRVLNSQFTDHELRNQGRCPLTPEEIGLLLTALGFNNNTHLYLASHKVYGGEARISTLRAMFPLMEDKKSLASAIELAEVEGKASLMAAVDYYVSLKSDIFISASPGNMHNALLGHRAYLNLKTIRPNMLLLGPLFLNKTIEWSEFQHAVINGHKNRQGQMRLRKEKQSIYTYPAPDCMCRA
- the LOC107913106 gene encoding probable ubiquitin-like-specific protease 2B isoform X3, giving the protein MASDANESMAERSPTSPSSDVAEDDVSLNGDMSDHCFGDIPMDNLERTVVICPDYVLYQNDYHTGVSVIFSPSGVKIEGSTVSEHQRTFSFESTIDDIISINCRWFQRVGYMTLKMKVLSKVVIEAENACDTSADEELKFTVIDPRWSEKHAAIMSLNFQYQALWNIMPDPLVEMDGDDSLVQRSYFPNFDEPFEEVIYPKGDIDAVSISKRDVDLLLPETFVNDTIIDFYIKYLKNQIQPEERLRFHFFNSFFFRKLADLDKDPSSISDGRAAFLRVRKWTRKLDMFGKDYIFIPVNFSLHWSLIVICHPGEVAGFKDEDLDKSSKVPCILHMDSIKGNHAGLKNLVQSYLWEEWKERHKETSEDLSSKFLNLRFVSLELPQQENSFDCGLFLLHYLELFLAEAPPNFNPFKITKFSNFLNLDWFLPTEASLKRTLIQKLIFELLEIRSREMSSSDCSEEPHSSRFPEEIGNGGVEFVSKSVSPEVACHGNLNPQASQGIEMTLLASSSMRNVETVNDSGLVLREFFEPGVTAGSLLGQFQSFDQQPSYYNMNGAVSPREQEDVQTGQQFVYLASGETSFPQFTGITSQACEVPYSSSGFVMGSSWNPGISLRGGNKVDTSHETSCTSDDGDDIGIIENNPIEDSVVLIEKRDTDQEQSESVENVECLKKGFMPASIEVLETSITDVPGASEDTDKIHDKTGDADLPSKAHSSVVLHQNPGAAVNELDVDPEMVENMESQDNKTVSSDQTLGTVLNQLDRDSNLIENEASCDEVQTIIDDLPSKDNSMLLSDQNPSMVAEALNQDSEVAENKEAIVNDSLAELSEQPAAKRMQQLNQDSEVAENKEAIVNDSLAELSEQLAAKRMQQLNQDSEVAENKEAIIVNDSLAELSEQPAAKRMRLSPSLEEEVDS
- the LOC107913107 gene encoding O-fucosyltransferase 31 isoform X1, encoding MRQPYNYNHQVHQSQRSAFAALFLVLLPIFFPNLFAPLGRASPSLFSEWNAPKPRHLSLLEVALHWKTPIKQVFDLWSPLPNQGWKPCIDSADTPSLPERSQGYIQVFLDGGLNQQRMGICDAVAVAKILNATLVIPHLEVNPVWQDSSSFTDIFDVDHFINVLRDEVSIVKELPTEYSWSSREYYATGIRATRIKTAPVHASADWYLENVLPVMQSYGIAAISPFSHRLAFDKLPVEIQHLRCKVNFEALAFVPRIILIGETLVNRLRDPSGKLQASGTAVLRERTDDTEKGRAGKFVVLHLRFDKDMAAHSACDFGGGKAEKLALAKYRQVLWQGRVLNSQFTDHELRNQGRCPLTPEEIGLLLTALGFNNNTHLYLASHKVYGGEARISTLRAMFPLMEDKKSLASAIELAEVEGKASLMAAVDYYVSLKSDIFISASPGNMHNALLGHRAYLNLKTIRPNMLLLGPLFLNKTIEWSEFQHAVINGHKNRQGQMRLRKEKQSIYTYPAPDCMCRA
- the LOC107913107 gene encoding O-fucosyltransferase 31 isoform X3 is translated as MRQPYNYNHQEWNAPKPRHLSLLEVALHWKTPIKQVFDLWSPLPNQGWKPCIDSADTPSLPERSQGYIQVFLDGGLNQQRMGICDAVAVAKILNATLVIPHLEVNPVWQDSSSFTDIFDVDHFINVLRDEVSIVKELPTEYSWSSREYYATGIRATRIKTAPVHASADWYLENVLPVMQSYGIAAISPFSHRLAFDKLPVEIQHLRCKVNFEALAFVPRIILIGETLVNRLRDPSGKLQASGTAVLRERTDDTEKGRAGKFVVLHLRFDKDMAAHSACDFGGGKAEKLALAKYRQVLWQGRVLNSQFTDHELRNQGRCPLTPEEIGLLLTALGFNNNTHLYLASHKVYGGEARISTLRAMFPLMEDKKSLASAIELAEVEGKASLMAAVDYYVSLKSDIFISASPGNMHNALLGHRAYLNLKTIRPNMLLLGPLFLNKTIEWSEFQHAVINGHKNRQGQMRLRKEKQSIYTYPAPDCMCRA
- the LOC107913107 gene encoding O-fucosyltransferase 31 isoform X4 — translated: MRQPYNYNHQEWNAPKPRHLSLLEVALHWKTPIKQVFDLWSPLPNQGWKPCIDSADTPSLPERSQGYIQVFLDGGLNQQRMGICDAVAVAKILNATLVIPHLEVNPVWQDSSSFTDIFDVDHFINVLRDEVSIVKELPTEYSWSSREYYATGIRATRIKTAPVHASADWYLENVLPVMQSYGIAAISPFSHRLAFDKLPVEIQHLRCKLQASGTAVLRERTDDTEKGRAGKFVVLHLRFDKDMAAHSACDFGGGKAEKLALAKYRQVLWQGRVLNSQFTDHELRNQGRCPLTPEEIGLLLTALGFNNNTHLYLASHKVYGGEARISTLRAMFPLMEDKKSLASAIELAEVEGKASLMAAVDYYVSLKSDIFISASPGNMHNALLGHRAYLNLKTIRPNMLLLGPLFLNKTIEWSEFQHAVINGHKNRQGQMRLRKEKQSIYTYPAPDCMCRA